One Clostridia bacterium DNA window includes the following coding sequences:
- a CDS encoding PIG-L family deacetylase — MRILVVAAHPDDEVLGLGGTLALLSGEHEIYTLIVTDGSSTQYAGEDVNKILDKKRVECKECNRVLGVKDVIFGDLPDMCLDTVPHVDINALIHSQIKSIEPDWVFTHHSGDLNMDHKKVYESTMVAVRPVGKHRVKRVFAYETPSSTEWNGYDHVNAFIPNWFFDITQTLPTKIDAINCYRTEKREFPHPRSIEAIKAQAGMRGLAAGVAAAEAFSVIKGVGI; from the coding sequence ATGAGAATACTGGTTGTAGCAGCTCACCCCGATGATGAGGTGTTGGGCCTGGGGGGGACTCTGGCACTGCTGTCGGGTGAACATGAAATATATACCCTGATTGTAACTGACGGTTCTTCAACACAATATGCCGGAGAGGACGTTAATAAAATTCTCGATAAAAAACGTGTTGAATGTAAAGAGTGTAACCGGGTTTTGGGGGTCAAGGATGTGATATTCGGTGATTTGCCTGATATGTGCCTTGATACTGTACCTCATGTAGACATAAATGCGTTGATCCATAGTCAGATAAAAAGTATAGAACCTGATTGGGTATTTACCCATCATTCCGGTGACCTGAATATGGATCATAAAAAGGTATATGAATCAACAATGGTAGCTGTACGTCCTGTAGGAAAACACAGGGTAAAACGGGTCTTTGCCTATGAAACTCCATCTTCTACAGAGTGGAACGGGTATGATCATGTGAATGCTTTTATTCCCAATTGGTTTTTTGATATCACACAAACACTTCCAACTAAAATTGATGCTATAAACTGCTACAGGACAGAGAAAAGAGAGTTTCCGCATCCTAGGAGTATTGAGGCCATAAAAGCCCAGGCAGGGATGAGGGGGTTGGCAGCAGGGGTTGCTGCAGCAGAGGCTTTTTCTGTTATTAAAGGAGTAGGAATATGA
- a CDS encoding DUF4234 domain-containing protein: MYKGKTRSAGEVIVFSIITCGIYFLYWIYSFATEMKTYMNDNASNPGVELALCIFCYPYQYYWFYRYGKTITEAQKRAGLQPEDNSVLYLILAIFGLGIVNAAIMQSSVNKIWEQQ, translated from the coding sequence ATGTATAAAGGTAAGACGAGGTCTGCCGGTGAAGTAATAGTTTTTAGTATTATTACTTGTGGGATTTATTTTCTGTATTGGATTTACAGTTTTGCAACCGAAATGAAGACTTATATGAATGATAATGCATCAAACCCTGGTGTTGAGTTGGCTTTGTGTATCTTCTGCTATCCTTACCAGTACTACTGGTTTTATAGGTATGGAAAAACTATCACTGAAGCACAAAAAAGAGCAGGCTTGCAGCCTGAAGACAACTCTGTGCTTTATCTGATACTTGCAATATTTGGACTGGGAATTGTGAATGCTGCCATTATGCAGTCAAGTGTAAACAAGATATGGGAGCAGCAGTAA
- a CDS encoding DUF2752 domain-containing protein — MKLKKIRDNYIEGIKNTAEKVWNSLRKYALPISFAAVFYSIMYLFGNRTICVSKATFGVPCPGCGMTRSFKSLIKGDIHSAFYYHPLFILVILAAFVILFRNTGSISKIYKSAVTWISLLIVFISVWVVRMIQMFPDKPPIDYNIYGLFPVIYRFIRNII, encoded by the coding sequence ATGAAACTAAAGAAGATTAGAGATAACTATATAGAAGGCATAAAAAACACAGCTGAAAAGGTATGGAATAGCCTAAGAAAATATGCTTTACCAATTTCCTTTGCGGCTGTGTTTTATTCGATTATGTACCTTTTTGGGAATCGCACTATTTGTGTTTCTAAAGCAACCTTTGGAGTTCCATGTCCGGGATGTGGTATGACCCGCTCATTTAAATCACTAATAAAAGGGGATATTCACAGTGCCTTTTATTATCATCCTCTGTTTATTCTTGTAATACTTGCAGCTTTTGTTATTTTGTTCAGAAATACAGGCTCCATATCGAAAATCTACAAAAGTGCTGTAACTTGGATATCTTTGCTTATAGTATTCATCAGTGTATGGGTTGTCAGAATGATTCAGATGTTTCCTGATAAACCTCCGATTGATTATAACATATACGGATTATTCCCGGTTATTTACCGATTCATTAGAAATATCATATGA
- a CDS encoding NeuD/PglB/VioB family sugar acetyltransferase yields MKSLAIIGAGGHGMVAAEIAQLMGNWREIVFLDKKEDIKDRIGFPVIGVCEEWEKLDPEKWDFFVAFGDSGLRLRLIEKLNHRGVTLPILIHPCSTISRFCKLGQGSIVMAGCVVNCQVYVGKGCILNTGCSIDHECILEDGVHISPGAHVGGVVRIGKYTWICIGASISHDITIGAGVVIAAGAVVIDNIPDNVMAAGVPASVKKRLADAEDGESGKAVQIADKTLKENKRSIHGAKDFPRSIQILLKRMFDIVFAVFGLMILWPVMACAALYVRIKSPGPVIFKQTRTGYKGKPFIIYKFRTLTNDRDLYGNLLPAAERIKPWGLILRKTDFDELPQLINVLKGEMSLVGPRPLFDHYMRLYTPAQMKRHDMKPGITGLTQVGRSSSLTWKQRFDNDLYYVENWSLWLDFKILFRTFLKMFKKKEEGIHEFFTEYTGTLGGENAKEGLYENTGCSSSPR; encoded by the coding sequence ATGAAAAGCCTTGCTATTATTGGTGCAGGTGGCCATGGTATGGTGGCTGCCGAAATTGCACAATTAATGGGTAACTGGAGAGAAATTGTGTTTCTGGACAAAAAAGAAGATATAAAGGACAGAATTGGTTTTCCTGTGATAGGGGTATGTGAGGAATGGGAGAAGCTTGATCCGGAGAAATGGGACTTTTTTGTTGCATTTGGAGACAGCGGATTGAGGCTTCGATTGATAGAAAAGTTAAACCATAGAGGGGTGACACTCCCGATATTAATACATCCGTGCAGTACTATTAGCCGTTTTTGCAAATTGGGGCAAGGATCTATAGTTATGGCGGGATGTGTAGTCAACTGCCAGGTATATGTTGGAAAAGGATGTATTCTGAATACCGGGTGCAGCATCGATCACGAATGCATTTTGGAAGATGGTGTTCATATTTCACCGGGGGCGCATGTTGGTGGCGTAGTCAGGATAGGGAAGTATACATGGATATGCATAGGGGCTAGTATAAGCCATGACATCACAATCGGGGCTGGTGTGGTTATCGCAGCCGGAGCGGTTGTTATAGACAATATACCGGATAACGTTATGGCGGCAGGAGTGCCGGCATCAGTGAAAAAGAGGCTTGCTGATGCAGAGGACGGTGAGTCGGGGAAAGCAGTACAAATTGCAGATAAGACACTGAAAGAGAACAAGAGAAGTATACATGGAGCTAAGGACTTTCCGCGGAGTATTCAAATTTTATTGAAACGTATGTTTGATATAGTTTTTGCTGTTTTTGGGCTAATGATTTTATGGCCTGTTATGGCCTGTGCTGCCTTGTATGTAAGAATCAAATCCCCAGGCCCTGTTATTTTCAAACAGACACGGACCGGATACAAGGGGAAACCCTTTATTATATATAAATTCAGGACACTGACAAATGATAGGGATTTATATGGGAATCTTCTTCCTGCAGCCGAGAGGATCAAGCCATGGGGTTTGATATTAAGAAAGACGGACTTCGATGAGCTTCCGCAATTAATTAACGTATTAAAGGGGGAAATGTCACTAGTGGGGCCAAGACCATTATTTGACCATTATATGCGGCTTTATACACCTGCACAGATGAAACGGCATGATATGAAACCCGGCATTACCGGGCTGACACAGGTAGGCAGAAGCAGTTCCCTTACGTGGAAGCAAAGATTTGATAACGATCTGTATTATGTTGAAAACTGGTCATTATGGCTGGATTTTAAGATATTGTTCAGAACCTTCTTGAAAATGTTTAAAAAGAAAGAAGAAGGTATACATGAGTTCTTTACAGAGTATACAGGTACTTTGGGGGGAGAGAATGCAAAGGAGGGGTTGTATGAGAATACTGGTTGTAGCAGCTCACCCCGATGA
- a CDS encoding DegT/DnrJ/EryC1/StrS family aminotransferase, producing MGGDEMNYVNEAFAQNWIAPIGPNVDGFEKELSEYVGSREAVALSSATAAIHLALKYLGVGQGDYVFCSTLTFAGTCNPILYEKAIPVFIDSEPETWNMSPYALEEAFKAYSIRKAMPKAVIIVDLYGQSADYDKLLGICRNYGVPVIEDAAEALGAEYKGKHCGTFGSIGVFSFNGNKIITTSGGGVAVSDDPEAIKKIRFWSTQSREPKIYYEHKEIGYNYRMSNVIAGIGRGQLKVLGQHIERKKEIFTTYKNAFKELKTIRMMPIAEYGEPNYWLSVVLLDKSNETTVDLIIKKLEENNIESRPLWKPMHLQPVFEKSDYFQHDSDIAADLFRRGVCLPSGSTMTGEEQQTVIETVKSVLAP from the coding sequence ATGGGTGGAGATGAAATGAACTATGTCAATGAAGCCTTCGCTCAAAACTGGATTGCCCCAATCGGGCCGAATGTAGACGGATTTGAAAAAGAACTGTCAGAATATGTTGGTTCCAGAGAGGCTGTAGCACTATCATCAGCGACTGCTGCAATACATCTTGCTCTTAAGTATCTCGGAGTCGGGCAAGGAGATTATGTATTCTGCTCTACACTTACATTTGCAGGCACATGCAACCCTATATTGTACGAGAAGGCTATACCTGTATTCATAGATTCGGAGCCGGAAACATGGAATATGTCGCCGTATGCCTTGGAAGAAGCCTTTAAAGCATATAGTATCAGGAAAGCAATGCCAAAAGCAGTAATCATTGTTGACTTATATGGACAAAGCGCTGATTATGATAAACTGCTCGGAATATGCAGAAATTACGGAGTACCTGTAATTGAAGATGCCGCTGAAGCACTTGGAGCTGAATATAAGGGAAAGCATTGCGGAACATTTGGAAGCATAGGCGTATTTTCATTCAACGGTAATAAAATCATAACCACATCCGGCGGTGGAGTTGCGGTTTCGGATGACCCTGAGGCTATAAAGAAGATCAGGTTCTGGTCCACACAATCAAGGGAGCCAAAAATATACTATGAGCACAAGGAAATCGGGTACAACTACCGTATGAGCAATGTAATCGCTGGTATAGGAAGAGGACAGCTGAAAGTACTGGGGCAGCATATTGAGAGGAAAAAAGAGATATTCACCACATATAAAAATGCATTCAAAGAGTTGAAAACCATTCGGATGATGCCCATTGCAGAGTATGGCGAGCCGAATTACTGGTTAAGTGTAGTTTTACTGGATAAATCCAATGAAACTACTGTTGATTTGATTATCAAAAAACTTGAGGAGAATAATATAGAATCACGCCCTTTGTGGAAACCGATGCATTTGCAGCCTGTATTCGAGAAGTCCGATTATTTTCAGCATGATAGTGATATAGCTGCCGATCTTTTCAGAAGAGGAGTTTGCCTTCCTTCAGGAAGCACTATGACCGGGGAGGAACAGCAAACGGTTATCGAAACTGTTAAGTCAGTACTGGCGCCTTGA
- a CDS encoding tRNA 2-thiocytidine biosynthesis TtcA family protein, translated as MIKEGDRVAVGVSGGKDSLTLLMALRQLQNFFPKRFELEAVTLTMGIGEFDLTPVKELCSKIGVNYTIEETHIGKIVFDIRQEENPCSLCANLRRGALHNTAKKLGCNKVALAHHKDDVIETLLLSTLYEGRFHTFSPVTYLERKELYLIRPLIYTEEKEVRSFVKEYGVKTVPSPCHVDGKTKRQYIKELIYELRKENKNVKNNIFGAIKRSQIDDWHE; from the coding sequence ATGATAAAAGAAGGGGACAGGGTAGCAGTAGGTGTTTCAGGCGGAAAGGACAGCCTCACACTGCTTATGGCACTTAGACAGCTTCAGAATTTTTTCCCTAAGAGGTTTGAACTGGAAGCTGTTACTTTAACCATGGGCATAGGTGAGTTTGACCTCACGCCTGTAAAAGAGCTGTGCAGCAAAATCGGAGTGAATTATACAATAGAAGAAACCCACATAGGCAAAATAGTCTTTGATATCCGTCAGGAAGAGAATCCCTGCTCGCTATGTGCCAACTTAAGGCGCGGTGCACTTCACAATACGGCAAAGAAACTGGGTTGTAATAAAGTAGCACTTGCTCATCATAAGGATGATGTAATAGAAACTCTTTTACTCAGTACGCTTTACGAGGGGCGCTTTCATACCTTTTCACCGGTTACATATCTGGAAAGGAAGGAGCTGTATTTAATAAGACCGCTTATTTATACAGAGGAAAAGGAAGTGAGAAGTTTTGTAAAGGAATATGGTGTAAAAACCGTCCCCAGTCCCTGTCATGTGGACGGCAAAACCAAACGGCAATATATAAAGGAACTCATTTATGAGCTGCGTAAGGAAAATAAAAATGTCAAAAACAACATCTTTGGTGCTATTAAACGGTCTCAGATAGATGACTGGCACGAATAA
- a CDS encoding phosphodiester glycosidase family protein, whose product MKYIRKSISIILISVLVLVSTFCTVYAESGAIYQYSEGTTPVTSGATLEKITRLTDEGWLDINVLRVDISNPDVKIDTIVNTDSIRSTSTTKSFAQGSGAVAAVNSSYFIWTDTPGVVTPIGPVLKDNKVLSADSEFNKNKNPDKFASLSISNLNEVLCSYIKLNISLTAPNGNTLEVGRYNTPYSGHRDLTIHDRKWSKKSIGTDTPRVGCSDILEMVVVDGIVTEIRQGQPAVEIPENGYVVITRKGGDQLILDNFAVGDPVQYNVTGTPDFSSQKAIINGGAIILKDGKIPDAFSHIPEGTYSSNKPRTAIGSSKDGKRIFMVTVDGKPTRSVGVTLTELAQIMAELGAYNAINLDGGGSSAMVSRTPGTNDITLINDPSDGSMRKVSAAVGIFSTGKPTNELSGLFIDTDDDNVFINTSRAFTVRGYDKYYNPIPIKPKDVKWSVSGLKGYFKDNVFYPKSLGRGKIKATVGKISKEIEISSLSSPVQLKLSQSTLKLPLGKSRSFTVRGKNKNGYYANIYPTDIKWTVKGGIGRFGKDEFTATKEGVGYLDAAVGNTHAYCVVSVEVEKTTVIDKFEDNNNTFVSYPATVAGSYETSKEQKHSGNTSGKLTYDFSNIEGNRAAYVVLENDGIPLAANSKKLGMWVYNDHDNPSWLAAWVNDSKGKQHQVYFTKNIDWTGWKYVEASLENIDSPAKVTRVYLVQPNPVADSGSIFIDDLSVTSSSYPSADKLKVPKDTVPVDEANKSTSFKRSSTSFRFAVFGQSREPKNALEKLLVTNLTKKINTAYDAAAFVGDSGHEGAKAVKKPLVATDKGYKSLDISNSKLIQLDTSNGGLHKTDPEQWRWLLKELDSVKGNNIFIFMADSPQSFDDKLEAELFQKVLTDYKKKAGKTIWVFSEGDENISSMENGIKYITTAGYNVKGLTQKNTSVVKYMVVTVKGNTVTYEFKPIV is encoded by the coding sequence ATGAAATACATAAGAAAAAGCATATCTATTATCTTAATATCAGTATTAGTCCTGGTATCCACCTTTTGTACAGTCTACGCAGAATCCGGTGCCATATACCAGTATAGTGAAGGTACGACACCTGTTACATCCGGAGCAACTCTGGAGAAAATAACACGTCTTACGGATGAAGGATGGCTGGATATAAATGTTTTAAGAGTAGATATTTCAAATCCTGATGTAAAAATTGATACTATAGTTAATACAGACTCTATAAGATCAACATCGACTACGAAGTCTTTCGCACAAGGCAGTGGGGCAGTAGCAGCTGTAAACAGCAGTTATTTCATATGGACTGATACACCTGGAGTGGTTACTCCTATCGGACCTGTTTTAAAAGATAATAAAGTACTCTCTGCAGACAGCGAGTTTAATAAAAACAAAAATCCGGATAAGTTCGCATCCTTATCAATAAGCAATCTGAATGAGGTCCTTTGCAGCTATATTAAGCTAAATATCTCCCTTACCGCTCCTAATGGAAACACTTTGGAAGTAGGACGCTATAATACGCCATATTCAGGGCATAGGGATCTTACAATCCACGACCGTAAGTGGAGCAAGAAATCCATCGGTACTGATACCCCAAGAGTAGGGTGCTCCGATATTCTGGAGATGGTGGTAGTAGACGGTATAGTGACGGAAATACGCCAGGGACAGCCTGCTGTAGAAATACCTGAAAACGGGTATGTTGTCATTACCAGAAAAGGCGGAGATCAATTGATCCTGGACAACTTTGCAGTAGGAGATCCTGTACAATACAACGTTACCGGCACACCGGACTTTAGCAGCCAGAAAGCAATAATAAACGGTGGAGCTATTATACTGAAGGACGGAAAAATACCTGATGCTTTTTCACATATACCGGAGGGAACATACTCCTCCAATAAACCTAGAACTGCTATAGGCAGCAGCAAGGATGGAAAACGGATATTTATGGTAACCGTTGACGGGAAGCCAACCCGCAGTGTGGGTGTGACACTGACCGAGCTGGCACAGATAATGGCTGAGCTTGGAGCATACAATGCCATTAACCTTGATGGTGGGGGCTCATCTGCAATGGTGTCCAGGACTCCCGGCACAAATGACATCACTCTCATAAATGATCCTTCCGACGGTTCGATGAGAAAAGTAAGTGCCGCAGTGGGAATTTTTTCTACCGGAAAACCTACAAATGAACTAAGCGGTTTGTTTATCGATACAGATGATGATAATGTTTTTATCAATACCTCCAGAGCTTTTACAGTAAGGGGATATGATAAGTACTATAACCCAATACCCATTAAGCCTAAGGACGTGAAATGGAGTGTGTCCGGTTTAAAGGGCTATTTCAAAGACAATGTTTTTTATCCCAAATCATTAGGGAGAGGAAAAATAAAAGCCACAGTAGGGAAAATATCAAAGGAAATCGAAATCAGTTCTTTGAGCTCTCCTGTTCAGCTTAAACTCAGTCAGAGTACACTTAAGCTACCTCTAGGAAAATCCAGGAGTTTCACTGTCAGGGGTAAAAATAAGAACGGGTATTATGCCAACATTTACCCAACAGACATAAAGTGGACTGTCAAGGGTGGTATTGGCAGATTCGGCAAAGATGAATTTACTGCCACTAAAGAAGGGGTAGGTTATCTGGACGCCGCTGTAGGCAATACACACGCATACTGTGTAGTGTCGGTAGAAGTTGAAAAGACCACTGTAATTGATAAATTTGAAGATAACAACAACACATTTGTATCATACCCTGCTACAGTTGCCGGTAGTTATGAAACTTCCAAAGAACAGAAGCATTCAGGCAATACCTCCGGAAAGCTTACGTATGATTTTTCAAACATTGAAGGTAACAGAGCGGCGTACGTTGTTCTAGAAAATGATGGTATACCACTAGCGGCAAACTCTAAAAAGCTTGGTATGTGGGTATATAATGACCACGACAATCCCAGCTGGCTCGCTGCATGGGTAAATGATTCAAAAGGTAAGCAGCACCAGGTCTATTTTACAAAAAACATTGACTGGACGGGCTGGAAGTATGTTGAAGCATCCCTGGAGAATATTGACTCTCCTGCAAAAGTAACAAGAGTGTATCTTGTACAGCCAAACCCTGTGGCCGATAGCGGAAGTATATTTATAGATGATTTGAGCGTAACCTCATCATCCTACCCCTCTGCCGATAAGCTGAAAGTGCCTAAGGATACAGTACCTGTAGATGAAGCAAACAAGAGTACGTCATTTAAAAGGAGCAGCACTTCATTCAGGTTTGCAGTCTTCGGGCAATCAAGGGAACCTAAGAATGCCCTTGAAAAGCTGCTGGTAACGAATTTGACAAAAAAGATCAATACTGCTTATGATGCAGCTGCGTTTGTGGGAGACAGCGGGCATGAAGGCGCAAAGGCGGTGAAAAAGCCCCTTGTGGCAACTGATAAAGGATATAAATCCCTCGATATATCAAACAGCAAACTTATTCAATTGGATACCAGCAACGGCGGTCTGCATAAAACTGATCCCGAACAATGGCGATGGCTGCTAAAAGAGTTGGATTCTGTCAAGGGAAATAACATATTCATATTTATGGCAGACTCCCCACAATCCTTTGATGACAAACTGGAAGCTGAACTTTTCCAGAAAGTACTTACTGATTATAAGAAAAAGGCAGGAAAAACCATATGGGTGTTTTCTGAAGGTGATGAAAACATAAGCAGCATGGAGAACGGTATCAAGTATATCACTACTGCCGGCTACAATGTCAAAGGTTTGACACAAAAAAACACAAGCGTGGTAAAATACATGGTTGTTACTGTTAAAGGGAATACGGTAACTTATGAATTTAAGCCTATCGTTTGA
- a CDS encoding CpsD/CapB family tyrosine-protein kinase yields MKDYDRSLVVSCQKSSMASEAYRALRTNLLFYRTKIKEQPLTIVVTSANPGEGKSVTAANTAYVLAQSKHRTLLVDGDLRKPKIHEIFGMDCRKGLESILDGSMSFEECVRHTALPELDILGSEPGHKDSTELLYSKRLYDFISNARAKYDIIIFDSPPMGILTDSTLIATHSDGVLWVVSEGEVTGKELRRIRKHLDNMGISLIGVVYNKARISMSSYGSYVYRDRGSQNSCTERKTEKYPNKRLSLVLSKLFRKK; encoded by the coding sequence GTGAAGGATTATGACAGATCCCTTGTAGTAAGCTGCCAGAAATCTTCTATGGCATCTGAGGCATATAGGGCACTAAGGACAAATTTACTGTTTTATAGAACAAAAATCAAGGAGCAGCCCCTGACAATAGTGGTAACAAGTGCAAATCCGGGGGAAGGGAAGAGCGTAACAGCTGCGAATACTGCGTATGTCCTGGCTCAATCAAAACACAGAACCCTTCTGGTTGATGGCGATTTGAGGAAGCCCAAGATACATGAGATATTCGGGATGGATTGTAGAAAAGGTCTGGAGAGTATACTTGACGGCTCCATGAGTTTTGAGGAATGTGTTCGTCATACTGCCTTGCCCGAGCTGGATATTTTGGGTAGTGAGCCCGGTCATAAAGATTCAACAGAGCTTTTGTACTCAAAAAGACTGTATGACTTTATAAGTAATGCGCGAGCAAAGTATGACATAATCATTTTTGATTCACCCCCTATGGGAATTCTGACCGATTCTACACTTATTGCCACACATTCCGATGGAGTACTCTGGGTGGTTAGTGAGGGGGAAGTGACCGGAAAAGAATTAAGAAGAATAAGAAAACATCTGGACAATATGGGGATTTCATTGATAGGGGTTGTATACAATAAAGCAAGAATCTCTATGAGCAGCTACGGGAGCTATGTATATAGAGACAGAGGCTCACAGAATTCCTGTACAGAAAGAAAAACAGAAAAATATCCGAATAAAAGGCTAAGTCTTGTGCTTTCAAAACTATTCCGAAAGAAATAA
- a CDS encoding Wzz/FepE/Etk N-terminal domain-containing protein: MNNFYHKKVENENSGNAGYDLRYLVYVLLKRWWIILTFVSAITVSAVIYTNYLVKPVYASSSMLFVYMNNSEASTLYSQVNAGAQLVKDVEILLKSGPVIEQTISLLGKQKDLTAQKLTKNISTSIQKDTRILKINVKDNDPVRASLLANTLTDVLVERFEGIMDSKNSNNGELLSIVENAKPDLNPVSPNKPLIVIASVLLGMVSGMVTVMLLEFLDNAVKTSDEVEFYTGCTVLAVIPVFLKD; this comes from the coding sequence TTGAATAATTTTTATCATAAAAAGGTTGAAAATGAAAACAGCGGGAATGCAGGCTATGATTTGCGGTACCTGGTTTATGTATTACTAAAAAGATGGTGGATAATCCTTACTTTTGTGTCTGCCATTACTGTATCAGCAGTGATATACACCAATTATCTCGTAAAGCCGGTTTATGCCTCTTCCTCAATGTTGTTTGTCTATATGAATAATTCCGAAGCAAGCACACTATACAGTCAGGTTAATGCAGGAGCCCAACTTGTAAAGGATGTTGAGATTCTCCTGAAAAGCGGTCCGGTTATAGAACAGACTATTAGTTTACTGGGAAAGCAAAAAGACCTGACTGCACAAAAGCTGACCAAAAACATAAGTACCTCGATACAAAAAGACACACGTATTCTAAAGATAAATGTTAAGGATAATGACCCGGTCAGAGCTTCACTTTTGGCAAATACCTTAACTGATGTACTGGTAGAAAGATTTGAAGGCATAATGGATAGCAAAAACTCCAATAATGGCGAACTGCTGAGTATCGTTGAGAACGCAAAACCTGACTTGAACCCTGTAAGTCCGAATAAGCCACTGATTGTTATTGCGTCGGTATTACTGGGTATGGTATCAGGTATGGTTACGGTTATGCTGCTGGAGTTCTTGGATAATGCAGTAAAAACCTCAGATGAAGTGGAATTCTATACCGGTTGTACCGTTCTGGCTGTAATACCGGTGTTCCTGAAAGATTAG
- a CDS encoding WbqC family protein codes for MIISMHQPDYIPWLGYFYKINKTDIFVFLDDVQYSNTGMHNRNQIKTPQGKCFLTVPVAYRFGDLINQCITKDELNWKEKHLKTIEMNYKRAPHFKSFFDMFTEVISARYGNLADMNIEINKKICEYFGIKPRFVRSSELCINTTGTQRIIDICRLFDADVYYSGRGAMAYQKPEMFRDNGISLVYTDYSPFAYSQLWEGFADSLSVVDYIMNHGFKWPDNKNCEIMKGYG; via the coding sequence ATGATAATTTCAATGCATCAGCCTGATTATATACCCTGGCTGGGGTACTTTTACAAGATAAATAAAACAGACATTTTTGTATTCCTGGATGATGTACAGTATTCAAATACAGGGATGCACAACAGGAATCAAATAAAGACACCTCAGGGAAAGTGTTTTTTGACAGTGCCTGTAGCATATAGATTCGGCGACCTGATAAATCAGTGTATTACAAAAGATGAGCTGAATTGGAAGGAAAAACACCTGAAAACCATTGAAATGAACTATAAGCGGGCCCCACATTTCAAGAGTTTTTTTGATATGTTCACTGAAGTCATATCAGCCAGGTATGGGAACTTGGCTGATATGAATATCGAAATAAACAAGAAGATATGTGAGTATTTCGGAATAAAACCCCGGTTTGTAAGGTCTTCCGAACTCTGCATAAACACCACGGGAACACAAAGGATCATCGATATATGCAGACTATTTGATGCGGATGTATATTATTCAGGCAGAGGTGCAATGGCATATCAGAAACCGGAGATGTTCCGGGATAATGGTATATCCTTGGTGTATACTGATTACTCTCCTTTTGCCTACAGTCAGCTCTGGGAAGGATTTGCCGACAGCCTGTCTGTTGTTGACTATATTATGAACCATGGCTTTAAGTGGCCTGACAATAAAAATTGTGAGATTATGAAAGGGTATGGTTAA
- a CDS encoding NUDIX domain-containing protein, producing MTRSEKAIVTALCMVYDDNKILLQNRVKEDWCGITFPGGHIEKEESFVRGIKREIYEETGLTIYNPQRC from the coding sequence ATGACAAGAAGCGAAAAGGCAATTGTTACAGCTCTTTGTATGGTTTATGATGATAATAAAATATTACTACAAAACAGAGTTAAAGAGGATTGGTGTGGTATCACCTTTCCAGGTGGACATATTGAAAAAGAAGAGTCATTCGTCCGAGGTATTAAAAGGGAAATATATGAAGAAACTGGGTTAACCATATATAACCCTCAAAGATGTTAA